From Acipenser ruthenus chromosome 2, fAciRut3.2 maternal haplotype, whole genome shotgun sequence, a single genomic window includes:
- the LOC117403484 gene encoding zinc finger protein 239-like, whose amino-acid sequence MKDVSEMESFYIKQESSEPPSAPLKCVVSEDWSVQIKEEVTRVADSPGYITTESTGDDEGDIKQEETSQTSSTVTLDVKSEHGSYPCPHCNFSFTGAQYLEKHTKMAHREEYVKILRNQASLHSTEYDKIFNDLESLKKNKRLRLGGPPYYCIECGNSFSQLGALKIHKRIHTGEAPFLCTECGKSFKASGDLKIHQRIHTGETPYHCADCGKRFSQLGSFRSHQRTHTGEAPYYCYDCGKSFKQPGNLKKHQRTHTGERPYHCFQCGKSFKQSGDLKIHQRIHTGESPYWCAECGKRYKASRDLKVHQRVHAGEKPYHCSECGKNFSRCRSLKIHQRIHTGENPYDCTDCGKSFRVYMQLKKHQRIHTGETKTL is encoded by the exons ATGAAGGACGTTTCCGAGATGGAATCTTTTTATATCAAACAGGAGTCCAGCGAGCCGCCATCCGCACCCTTGAAGTGTGTTGTTTCAGAGGACTGGAGTGTTCAGATCAAGGAAGAGGTGACAAGGGTGGCTGACAGTCCTGGGTACATAACAACCGAGAGCACTGGAGACGACGAAGGCGATATTAAACAAGAGGAAACATCACAGACCAGTAGCACTGTGACAC TGGATGTTAAATCAGAACATGGATCGTATCCCTGCCCTCACTGCAACTTCTCTTTTACTGGTGCCCAGTATCTGGAGAAGCACACAAAGATGGCACACAGAGAAGAATACGTGAAGATACTGAGAAACCAGGCCTCTTTGCACAGCACTGAATATGATAAGATTTTCAATGACTTGGAAAGCCTCAAGAAAAACAAGAGATTGCGCTTAGGAGGACCACCCTATTACTGTATTGAATGCGGGAATAGTTTCAGTCAGTTGGGAGCCCTTAAAATACacaagcgaattcacacaggagaagcCCCTTTCCTGTGTACCgaatgtgggaaaagcttcaAGGCTTCAGGAGacctgaaaatacaccagcgaattcacacaggagagacaccatatcactgtgctgactgtgggaaaagGTTCAGCCAGCTAGGGAGCTTCAGAAGCCACCAGAGGACTCACACAGGAGAAGCTCCGTATTATTGTTacgattgtgggaagagtttcaagcAGCCAGgaaatcttaaaaaacaccagcgaacccACACAGGAGAGAGGCCGTATCACTGTTTTCAATGTGGGAAAAGTTTCAAGCAGTCGGGAGACCTGAAaatacaccagagaattcacacaggcgaGAGCCCATACTGGTGTGCTGAATGTGGGAAAAGATACAAGGCTTCCAGGGACCTGAAAGTGCACCAGCGCGTTCacgcaggagagaaaccgtatcactgctctgaatgTGGGAAGAACTTCAGTCGGTGTAGGAGCCTTAAAATccatcagcgaattcacactggagaaaacCCATATGACTGtactgattgtgggaaga